Within Gemmatimonadota bacterium, the genomic segment CCGGGGGCGTGGGCCGTCCGTCGTCGTCGAGGCCATTCGGAAATCCGGGCCTAGCCGCCCGAGTAGACCAGGGCCGCCAGCACCGCCCCCACCGCCTCCAGCCCCCGGGGGCTGGTGTGTTCGAAGCTGTCTTCCAGCGTGTGCCAGTAGCGGTTGCCGGGGCCGTAATCGAAGTCGATGATGTCGATGGCTCGGATCCCGGCGCGGTTCAGCGGCACGTGGTCATCGGACACGGCTCCGCCGCTCTCGCGGCGGAAGATGTGACCGTAGCCCAGGCGCGCCGCCAGGCTCCAGACCCGGTCCACGACCTCGGGCGCGTACTCGGCGGAGTAGCCCTCCACGGGAAAGGTGGGGTCCTCGTCCGCGACCAGGTCGACCACCACGCCGTAGAGCGGGCGGTAGCCGGGGGGCAGGTTGGCCGCGAAGTGGGTGGCGCCCAGGTACATCTCGCCCGGCCCGTAATCCTCGCCGTCCACAAAGAGTAAGTCTACGCCGATGGGCGGGGAATGGCGGGACAGGACGTCCGCCAGTTCCAGCAGGACAGCCGTGCCGCTACCGCCGTCGTTCGCGCCCGGGATGGGCTGGCGGCGGCGGGCGGGGTCCCGCTCCTGGTCAGCGGTTGGCCGCGTGTCCCAGTGGGCGACGAGCAGTATGCGGTCGGGCAGCTCTGGCCCGAAGCGGGCCAGGAGGTTGGTCATGCGCAGGCTGCGTCCGGAGCCGGTGGTATGCGTGAAATCCTGGAGGATCAGCGTATCGGCACGGGTGCGCAGCTCGCCCTCCATCCACTGGAGCTGGCGCGCGTGGCCGGGCGCGCCCGGCACGCGGGGCCCGAACGCCACCTGGCGGCGGATCAGCTCGTGCGCGCGCTGCGCGTTGAACGCGGGCACGCCAGCGGTTTGCGTGGCGGCATCAGGTGCGAGGGAGCGGCCGGCCTCCTCCTTCTCTGCCGGCGGCCGCTCCTGGATGCCGTTGCAGGCCGTGGCCGCGAGGAGCAGCATGGCGGCGAGCGCGCGGCTCACCGCATGCCCCGGGGCATCGAGCCCGCCTGGAAGCGGAACTGGCCGAACAGGCCGAGCTGGAACTGGCTCGAGCCGGAGCGCGTGCCCACGTTGCTCTGCCGGTCGATGTAGCTCATCTGCAGGCCCACCTGCAGGTCGGAGAGCACGGTGTCGAGCGTGAGGTCGAAGCTGCGGTTGACATCGTCCGCAAAGGGGACGCACGCCGCGCCCTCTTCCGCCTGCTGCGGGATCCGACACTGCTCCCGCCCCTGCTGGTTGTAGCGCAGGGCCACCTGGATGGGGGACTTCAGCTTCTCCCGCCATTTGCCCGGCAGCAGCAGTGAGCCGCTGAGCTGGAGGGAGTGATTGGCCGCGTCCTGCTCCGTGTTGCCGGTCGGGTCATTGCCGCCGCCCTCCGTGAACGTGCCCGTGTAGGCCACACTGATGCCACGGCCGAAGCCCAGCGTCAGCCGGAGGGGAATGCTGGATTCCTCGCTGCCCCTCGGCCTGCCCTCGTCCCCGCCGAGCTGCTCGGCGCGGTCCCTCGCGCGGTAGCCCGCGGACAGGGAAGCATTGGCAATCACGGGACGCAGCCCGCTGGGCAGCGGGATCTGGTTCCAGGAGAGCTGCAGGTCGGGCCAGACGCTTTCCTGCTGCAGGTTCCGGCCGCCGCGCAGGTCCAGGAATTCGGATTCGGTCTCCTCGTAGCCCAGGCTGAGCTCCGTCCGCCCGGGCAGCCTGAACCCCGAGCGGAGGCGGAAGCCACTGGTCGCGCGCGCGCTGCTGGCCGTGTCGCTCCCTTCGAGCCGGAAGGCCTCGAGGTCGCCGAATCCGAACTGGTAGCCGAGACCGGGCGCGGCTGTCTCGCGTTCGAACCGGGAGTTGATCGCGTGGTTCCAGGCCAGGTCGACGGGCTGGAGCGCCTGTCCGGCGGAGAGCAGGCCGCGGCGCAGCCAGGAGCCGCCGCCGGGCGGCCCCAACAGCGACTTGAGCAGCCCGGCGGGCTCGACGAGCAGCGTGCGCATGACCTGCTTGTCCGCCTGGAAGCCTCGCTGCAGTGTAGCCGCCGTATCCTCGCCCTGCACCAGCAACTCGAGGTAGGAGGGGTTCCGCTCCGTGCGGAACCGGGCGCTGTAGGTGAAGCCGGGGCGAAGCCAGGCCGCGACTGCCGGCCGGAAGCTGAGCTGGGAGCTCATAGACCGGTCGGTCTCCCAGCCAAGGTCCAGCCCCGCCAGCCGCGAGCGGGCGGCGGCCATGGCCTGCTGCTCGACCGCACGCTGGCTCGCCTGTTCCGGCGCGAGCAGGTCGCGGCTGCTGGTCAGCGAAAGGTCCGCGGAAAGGGATTCGAACGGGCGGAACGCGATGCTGGCATTGTTTTCCAGCCCCCGCCGCGGCGACTCAGTCGGCTTCACGGCCGGCGCGTCGGGCAGATCGAGGATCGTCTCGTAGCGGTAGGAGCGGCTGGCCTGGTCGTAGAATGTGGTGGAGAAGCTCAGGTTGTCCGGACTCCAGCGCAGCTTCGCGCCGCTCAGCCGCCGGAACAGCTCGCTGCGCTCGAACGACGCGGGCAAAATCCAGCGCAGCAGCCCGTCCAGAAAGCCGGGCGTGATGTCCAGCTCGCGAGCCGAGATCTGGCGAGAGTAGCTGAGACCGGCATCCAACCCCCGTGCCTCGCCAGCCGCAGCAATGCTCGTCGTGCTGGCGGTGTTGTAGCCCAGACGCAGCGCTGTGCCATCCAGCACCAGACCCAGCCAGGGGCTGGCCGTGGGCGTGCGCTTGCGCAGGGATACGCCCACGCGAGTGCGTTCCGCCCCCGTCTCGCGCAGCCCTGCCAGCCGGTCGGCGCGCACATCGCTCTGCTGCAGGAACGCTGGCTCGAGCCCGGAGCGGGTGTAGGCGAAGCTAACTGGCAGCTCGACGCCCCAGGCGGATGGAAGAAGCTGCCCGAGCTGAGCCGTGGTGCTCAGGTTGAGGTCACCCGCTGTCTGGTAGCTCACGTCCTGGTTGAGCTGGCGGAACAGCGCACCCTGACTGGCCAGCGACAGGTTGGCCGTGAGGAAGTCGGCGGCCCGCACGTCCAGGTTCAGGTGGCCGGCAAAGCCAGCATCGGTGACCGCGCCGGCCAGCCGCATGTCATTGAGCCACACCTCCCCCGCCGCCGCGGCACTCCCGCCGTTGTAGACGGCGAATGCCAGCTCACGCACCGCCGCCAGGTTGGGCGCGCGGGCGCGGTCTTCGAGCACTACGGCGTAGGCGCTGTCGGCACTCCACAGCACCAGCGGCTCGCCAGTCGGGCGCTTGCCGCCCGCCGCGATCAGCTCTTGCTCGGCCCGCGCTTTCAGCTCGAACCACTGCTCGAAGTCCAGGAGCACCTCGGGCAGCCAGTCGGCCTGGCGCACGGCGCCGCCGGCCGGCGCTTCGTGCAGCCGGGTCCGGTAGAGGTACGCGTTGCGCGCGTCTGTCGCGATCTTGACTACCAGCCACTGATCGCCCTGGGTGCCATACTGGCCGCGGCGCGGCACTGCCCACAGCCGGAGCTGCCGGTAGCCGAGGAAGTTGCGCGGCTGCTGCGGGTAACGGAAATACACTTCCGCGCGCTCGCCCGGCTCGAGCCGCCCGTAGGCCAGGCGCAGCGCCTTCTCATTGAACTCGACGGCGCCCGCGCCGAACTGACTGGTCGGGTCCTGAAGCTGCTCGCGCACACCCGGCGGCGAGGAATAGTCGGCGCCATCACTCAGGCGGCTGACCGGTCCGACCTGGAAGGTCGTGGTGCTGGCACCCGAGCCAGGCGAGTCGCCCACCTGGCCGCGCAGGATGCCGTGTACCTCGCGCTTCGTCCAGCGCGAGCCCAGGATGCGCATCCGCCCCAGCACGACCGGCGTAGCGGCAGTCGGCGCGCCCGCGAGCGTGAGGCGCAGGTGCTTGATGAAGCGCCACGTCCCCTCGTTCGCGCCGTTCATGGGCAGGGCCGCGCCGCGCAGCGGAATGCGATACAGCCGGAACGCCGTCCCCGTCCCCTCCCGATCGCGCACGAGGTAGGGCGAGGGTCGATCCAGGCGGACGATGTAGCGGAAGAAGGGGCCATCTTCGAGGTCCGGGACGCCGTTGCCGTCCAGGTCCTCGGTGTCCGGCCGGCCGTTCTCACGGGTGCAGTTGGCCGTGGGATCGCCCAGTGGATAGGTCGTGCCCAGCCGACCCTGGCAGGGCTGGTCCCAGAGACCGCGCGCGTCCTGCTCCTTCCCCCAGATCTCGCGCTTCGAGAGTCGCGCTTCCTCGTCCAGCACGCCGGCGCCCCAGCGGGTGCCGTCAGCATAGCTGCCGGAGGTGCGTCGATCCTGGTCGAAGTAGAACGCGTCCTCGCCCACCGCCCCCAGCTCCAGCACGAGCGCGAGGTCACGCACCCCCTCGGGCGCGAACACGTAGAACTCGAGGAACTCGCTGCGCGTCATGTCGCGCCCCGTCGTGGAGAGGACGGTCACGACCGAGCGCCACTGGCTGCGCGGCGCGCCGCCCGCCGCATCGCCAAAGCTGATGTACAGCACGG encodes:
- a CDS encoding M28 family peptidase; protein product: MSRALAAMLLLAATACNGIQERPPAEKEEAGRSLAPDAATQTAGVPAFNAQRAHELIRRQVAFGPRVPGAPGHARQLQWMEGELRTRADTLILQDFTHTTGSGRSLRMTNLLARFGPELPDRILLVAHWDTRPTADQERDPARRRQPIPGANDGGSGTAVLLELADVLSRHSPPIGVDLLFVDGEDYGPGEMYLGATHFAANLPPGYRPLYGVVVDLVADEDPTFPVEGYSAEYAPEVVDRVWSLAARLGYGHIFRRESGGAVSDDHVPLNRAGIRAIDIIDFDYGPGNRYWHTLEDSFEHTSPRGLEAVGAVLAALVYSGG